The sequence TGCTCTACGATGCAGGCAGCACAAACGGGACATATGTAAACGGTAATAAAATTCAGCGCCAGGAACTCAAGCCGGGCGATATTGTGCAAATAGGAAACACAAAGTTTCGATTTGATATTTAGTATTTTGTATTGATTATTTAGCTGGTATGTGATGGGTTGCTGATCGTCGGGGATTGGGCGTATGTGGGACTTTAGTCCCTGAGCCGTTATTTGTTATAGGGCTATTTGCCGGGGATTAAAATCCCTGACCATCGGAATAATTTTTATGCCTCCAGGTATCCTACCTGGAGGCCGAGACAATCCCTCCAGGAAAGATTCCTGGAGGGATAATGGATACTGATAACCCAGTCGGCGAAGGCCGACTTCGTGTAGTTGTTGCCGCGGTTTTAACCGCAGGACAAATAAGAGGACTGATATGGATAACAGCACACAAATGATCTTTCCGGATGATCCGAATAAGACTCGCATCGGCGGCATGGACCCGAACGCCACCCAGATGTCGGGAGCCGGTTGGGATGCAAACAAAACGGCCATGGCTTCAAATATTGCGGCGGTCACGGTTGAGTGCATTCCAGGGAATTCGTATGCGCTTGCCACAGCCGAGTCGCGCGAGCATATTCTTGCAAAGATAACTGCCAGCGGCGCTGCGATGGGCTCGCGGATGCCGATAAACATTTGCCTAATACTCGACCGCAGCGGCTCCATGGAGGGCCCGCCGATGGAGTATATGAAGCGGGCCTGCGGGTATGTGGTCGATCTGCTGGAACCCAACGATGTGCTTTCAGTTGTCACCTTCGCGGAGACTGCTCAGGTCCTTATGCCTGCGCGGCGTGTGGTGAACAAGGCTCTGATTAAAGAGCACATCAATAGACTTGATGTGGGCAATACCACCAATCTCTATGATGGAATCGCCCTGGGATGCAGCCAGATCGCGTCCATTCCGGCGCAGGGTTATGTCAATCGCGCGCTGCTCTTTACAGACGGCGAGCCGACAGAGGGCAACAAAGACTTTCAGTCGATTGTGGGCCAGGTCGCCGAGCAAAAGAGCAGGGGAATCACAGTGACCGCCCTGGGCTTCGGCAGCGAGTATAATGAAGAACTGCTCGCCTCTATTGCAAAGCGAAGCGGCGGCAACTATTACTATATCACCCGCCCCGAATTGATCCCCGAGGTCTTTCGCAAAGAGCTTGAGACGCTTATGATGATAATCGCGCGAAATGTGCGGATGCGCGTGCAGATGTCGCGATGGGTGCAGGTAAGGCAGATTTACAACAAGCTCCCGACATTCGGCCATCGCTCAGCCGAGGTGAACCTTACCGACCTCGAACGCGGCGATACTACCAGCGCCGTTATCGAGCTTGATCTCGGTCCCAGGCCCGGCGGAAAATACCGGGTCGCGAAG is a genomic window of Armatimonadota bacterium containing:
- a CDS encoding VWA domain-containing protein yields the protein MDNSTQMIFPDDPNKTRIGGMDPNATQMSGAGWDANKTAMASNIAAVTVECIPGNSYALATAESREHILAKITASGAAMGSRMPINICLILDRSGSMEGPPMEYMKRACGYVVDLLEPNDVLSVVTFAETAQVLMPARRVVNKALIKEHINRLDVGNTTNLYDGIALGCSQIASIPAQGYVNRALLFTDGEPTEGNKDFQSIVGQVAEQKSRGITVTALGFGSEYNEELLASIAKRSGGNYYYITRPELIPEVFRKELETLMMIIARNVRMRVQMSRWVQVRQIYNKLPTFGHRSAEVNLTDLERGDTTSAVIELDLGPRPGGKYRVAKIEVIYDDSMTGRTETVSCDAVMEFTADQNLIASSVSPLVQREIEVAEASRNLEKTVMGMRTQQIAPGEAVHELEKTRMLLAQQGRTMQAQEIQQAIDSIKQGSGAEKTLVGTIINLDRGKTK